In Nitratireductor mangrovi, the genomic window GGGACGCGGCATCGGCAGGGGAATCTCGCGTGCGGGTGTCGGTGCGAAGGCACTGGCCGCAACCGGCGGCGCGACGACCGCATCGGCACCGTCGATCGTCACCACAGCCTCGGAAACCGGCGAGGGAGCCTCGAGCACCTGGCGGCAGGCAGCCGGCAGGCTCGCCATCGTCATGATGTCGCGCGCCTTGGGCTTGGCCGGGCCCTTGGCCGGACGCCATGGCTCGTCGGTGAACCACCAGGCCAGCGACTTGTCGCAGCCGTCGCCGGCCGCGGTACGCTGCTGGCCCTTGCAGCCGGGCGAGCCGTCCGGACAGCCGATGCGAATGTGGAAATGATAGTGATGGCCCCAGAACGGGCGGATCTTGCGCAACCATGACCGGTCACCGCTGACCGTGTCGCAGAGCTTCTTCTTGATGCCCGGGTGAACCAGAATGCGCTCAACGGCGCCATAGCTTGCCGCGCGCTTGAGCAATGCCGCATGTGCCGGCGTCCAGATGCGATCGTCCACGTAAAGCGAGTCGCCTTTCAAGACCGAGGTTGCGCTCATGTTCTCCCGTTCCGTCGCCGTCAGCCGGCGGTTCGGCATCGGGGTGAGCCAGATGTCGGCGTCGAGCCCGATCTGATGCGAGGCATGGCCGGAAAGCATCGGTCCGCCGCGGGGTTGCGAGATGTCGCCGACGAGCAGGCCGGGCCAGCCGTCGGCGGCTGCCTCGCGCGACAGCCTCTCGATCAGTCGGATCATCTGCGGGTGGCCCCAGCGCCGGTTGCGCGAGACGCGCATGGCCTGCCAGTTGGGGCCGTCGACCGCGATGGCGACACCGCCTGAAAAGCACCCCTTGGAGTAAAAGCCCCAGGACTGCGGCGCCGTGGCCGCCGGCAACTGCTTGTGGCCGAAAAGATTCTTGGCCAGTTGCTCGGAATGGGCGGGCGTGGCCGATGCCGATGCCGCCG contains:
- the mepA gene encoding penicillin-insensitive murein endopeptidase, which translates into the protein MRFFRLRRLAAILAVLGAAASASATPAHSEQLAKNLFGHKQLPAATAPQSWGFYSKGCFSGGVAIAVDGPNWQAMRVSRNRRWGHPQMIRLIERLSREAAADGWPGLLVGDISQPRGGPMLSGHASHQIGLDADIWLTPMPNRRLTATERENMSATSVLKGDSLYVDDRIWTPAHAALLKRAASYGAVERILVHPGIKKKLCDTVSGDRSWLRKIRPFWGHHYHFHIRIGCPDGSPGCKGQQRTAAGDGCDKSLAWWFTDEPWRPAKGPAKPKARDIMTMASLPAACRQVLEAPSPVSEAVVTIDGADAVVAPPVAASAFAPTPAREIPLPMPRPSP